Below is a genomic region from Salinirussus salinus.
CCCTGGCGACCCCGGTGCCAGCGGGGCCGACGGGAGGGAGGCTGCCGACGGGACGGAGGTCGGGGCCGACGACGCCGGACCGGACGCCGACGTCAGCGGGGAAGCAGGGGATCTCGAGGAGATCGTCGACGGGACCGGCGGGAGCTGGGAAACGCTCGAAGATGTCGCCGGAAGCGTCGAGCCCGACGCCGAACTGGTCGAGCGAGTCGAGGAGCGCGACCCCGAGGACCTGGCCGCCGAGGTCGCCGGGCTCCGGGACGCCGTCTCGGAGCTGGAGGCCCAGCTCGAGGAGCGCGAGGCGCAACTCGAGGACCTCGAGTCCCGGCTCGCGCGGAAGCAGGCGGACTTCCAGAACTACAAGAAACGCCAGGAACAGAAGATGGAGGACGTCCGGGCCCGCGCGACCGAGGACCTCGTGACGCGGCTGCTGGACGTGCGGGACAACCTCGCCCGGGCACTGGAGCAGGACGAGGACGCCGACATCCGCGGCGGGGTCGAGTCCACGCTCCAGCAGTTCGACGAGGAACTCGACCGGGAGGACGTCGCGGTCATCGAGCCCGAACCCGGCGA
It encodes:
- the grpE gene encoding nucleotide exchange factor GrpE translates to MTEQDAADGDSPGDPGASGADGREAADGTEVGADDAGPDADVSGEAGDLEEIVDGTGGSWETLEDVAGSVEPDAELVERVEERDPEDLAAEVAGLRDAVSELEAQLEEREAQLEDLESRLARKQADFQNYKKRQEQKMEDVRARATEDLVTRLLDVRDNLARALEQDEDADIRGGVESTLQQFDEELDREDVAVIEPEPGEETDPTRHEVLMRVDSDQPEGTIEDLHRPGYEMGGKVLRPAQVTVSDG